Within Flagellimonas maritima, the genomic segment TTTACCGCTTCTTCGCCGACCCTTTTATAGTTGTCCTGACAGGATATAAAAAGGATTGCCACGGTAAAGACCGTGGCAAAATATTTTAAATTATATATTGTTTTCTGTTTCACGCTATAAACTAGGTACCTTTACGCTACCCCCGACCCAACAGCTGAAAGAAACTGTTTTACCAGCCATTCCCGAACTGAATATCATTTCCTTTGTAGGTGCCTTTGCATCATAACTTGATGCCGATTGACTTGCGCGACCACTTAGGGATGGATCTACCCTACCTGCCTTTCTGGCCATATCAGCTGCTTTCCAATAAATCGCCCTTTTCTCAAAAGGAGTTGTCCCACAATCGTTTGCGCTGGTAGCATACAGATTGGCTATCAATAAATATGCTTTACCTTGTGAAGAATTGGCATTAATCGCTTTTAGTGCATAATTCTTGGCTTGGGATTTACTGCTTCTTCTTACCGTAGTTGCAATTTTATACAAGATGTTGGATTTTTTGTACGAATCCGTTTCCAGTTCAACTGCTTTATTAAAATCCGCAATAGCACCTTTACTATCTCCCGATTTTTGCTTAAGGGTACCTAAATAAAGATAGACATCGGCAGACGGGTCAAGCTCGGCTTGCAGTTCTACCATTTTGCTAAATAATGGATCATCAGTACATTCTTTGGAGAACATTCTGCCAACTGCGCGTTTTACCCAACTTACATCACCTTTCTTTGCTTCATAGCTTTTCTCGTATAAGGGTATTAAATTGCCACAATCTGCAAGAGCACCCAATTTGGAGTCAATGCTACCAGCAATTTTACCATAGGACTTGGAGTTTATGGTTGCCGCCTTTAATTGTCTTTTTTCCTTTGATGTTAAAGTCCCCAGTGAATCTTTGGGGAGAAGTTTGTTTACGACATCTTTTAATTTTTTATTTTCCTCGCCGACTTTTTCAGTAACATCATCATAAATATCAAATACTTCCTGAAGGTCTTTTTTGTTGGCACTGTGCAAATCTACCAAGCTGGAAAAGTAAAGATAGAGTGCTTTTGGGTTCTTAAAGTTCTTTTTATCTTCCTTAAATGCCTTGTCCAGCATTGTGTAAAGCTGTTCATCAGAGGCCATTTTATTATCGTACATGAGCAGCGCCTTATCTATGGCCACTCCTGCTTTACTGAACTTATTTGGAAAATATTTTAAGCTATTGTCATATAGGGACATCAAATCTTGAATATAGCCATCTTTGTCCGTACCTGATGAGTTCTTTACTTTATGGGAAAGAATTTTTTCTCCATAAGAAAAGTTGGCCTTGTTAATATCTGGACAACTTTCATAGACCATTTTCCAAGGTTCATAGGCTGCATCGTAATTTTTGACTTTTGCATGTTCTGCATATATGGAAAGGTTTGTCATGCACTCTGGATTTTGTGCCTGTGCCATACTTAATCCCATCGACATAATGACAGCTAACATCGTCAAGTAGTATTTCTTCTTCATCTTACTAATTTTAAAGTGGTTAATGTACAAATTTTAATGAAAAAATCATCTTAATGAAACATATATTGGTGGTTATTTATTGATTTTGAAAAAAAAGCTTACATCAATTGATTTTTCTTTTTTCAAACCATCTATCGTTTAAAGATAAGCCAACATTAAATTTTAGATAACTTTCTTCGATAAGGTTCTGATCTGTTGTGCCCCTTCTTCCCAATTCAAATCCTAGGTTAAGATTGGAGAATGAATTGCCCAACGGTAACCCAAGTCCAAAAGTTATGCCAAAATCATTAATCTCTTTGTTATTGACCTCTATGCCTGTAACATCATAACGTATTCCTGCTCTGTAAGTAATTCTTTTAAAGTAACTTGACAGAGATGTATATTCAGGTACAAAGTAACCTCCAAAAGCAAAGCTACTGGCATCCTTATAATTAACATTTTCTATTCCCAAGAAATCATTTCGAAAATCGCTAAACTGTTGAAAACTGTATTCACCGCCCAAAAACCATTTTTTGTTTTCACCAAAACCGAGCCCTATTGTTGTCCTAGTTGGTATTTTAAGTTCGGTATTTCTAAGATTAACAGCATCCAGATCAACATCGATAACTTCGATTTCCTGTCCGTTTACCAATGAGAAAGAACCTATGCGCTCAGAGTTCTCAGAAACAAGATTTCCTTGAGTGTTTACCATGACAGACGTGTACAACGTGTATTTATCCTTTATGGTAGGGGTATAATTAAGGGAATAATTAAAATCATAGCCATTGATGCGTGATTCTCTCCTGTCCAGAGTCCCAAACTGAACATTTTCCACGCTCTGGATTCTTTGGTACTCCAACGTTCCAAAATTAAAATTTACAGTTGCTCCTACACTTAGATTTTTAATAATCTCATATCCTAAAGAAAGGTAAATTCTGTTCAATCCGCCTTCCCCCGCAAACGCGTTCGTAATGGTTGGATCACCTTCTATTTCATCGGTCAAATTATACCCAACAGATGAAAAAGGCATCAATCCAAATCCAAGTCCAAGATTTTTAGCTATTGGAAAACCGATGGACAAGTAATCCAAGTTGGTGAATGATGTATTCTGTTCCTGAGAAAAATCCTTTAATCTAAGTTCGGTATGGGACAGCCCAACTGTGTATGTGGTCAATCTCAATTTTGAGTACGCAGCGGGGTTACGCAAACTAATATGAATGCTATCGCCATACATACTTATTCCCCCCATCATTTGGTTTTCCACAGTACCACTGTTCCTCAAGTCTCCTATTCCAAAATACGAATAAGGTGATACTGTACCGTTTTGCGCGAATATGCCGTGTGCGACAACGCAAAAAAAAGCAATCAAAAATTTCTTAACCATCTAGCGTTTGTTGTATTCCAGCAAGTAATTTAGCCCCTCCAAGAGAAATTTAGAATTCGCAAATATGGTATTTTTTAATCGGTTGGCAAAAAAATGGGAGTCGCCGCCTGTTAAAATAACTGTTAAATCTTGAAAGCGTAAATTATACTGGTTTATAACTCCGTCAATTTCCAAAGAAACGCCGTTTATGACGCCACTGTGCATACTGGTTTTAGTAGAATTGCCAATAAAGTCCAAAATCTCTTCTGGCTGAAGCAATGGAAGTGCATTGGTCATTTCATGCATGGCCCTATATCTCATTTGTACCCCAGGTGAAATGGCACCGCCCACATATTCCCCAACATCATTGACCATATCATATGTTATACAAGTACCGGCATCAATTACCAACGTATTTCCCCTTGGATTTTGATAAAAGGCGGCAGTTGCCAATGCAATACGATCCGTACCCAATGTTTTAGGAGTTGCATAGCTATTTTTAAAAGGAACTTTGGAATCGTTGGAAAGTAAATGAACTTTACAAAAAAGTGAAACAACGTCAAGCTCATTACCATCTAAACTAGCTACTGAAGCTATCAATGCCCGATTAATTTTTGGATATTGTTCAAAAAGCTCCTTGACCTTTGATAAAAACAAGTTTGATGTGGAACTTTCATCAAATATGATCTTCCTACCATGAAATACAGCATATTTTGTTAAGGTGTTGCCAATATCTATAACCAAGTTCATAGTACAAAGATGACAATTTGAAAAAAAACCACTGCCTTTTTTCACGTTTTTGTTTGGATATCCTAATTTTGAAATTATATTTGCACCCGCCTTTGCAAAAGGCTTTTTAAGGGTACCTTAGCTCAGTTGGTAGAGCAACGGACTGAAAATCCGTGTGTCCCTGGTTCGATTCCTGGAGGTACCACAAAAAAACCGGCAAAATTGCCGGTTTTTTTGTTCTCTTAATTGTAGTAAGATTCTTAATAATTTCATAAATATAAAAATCGTATACCCCAATAGGCATAAAATATGAAACTAACTCTTATATTTAGCCGATCTAGATTAATTTTAAATAAAAATGACCGAAGATTTATTAGAAAAGGCAAAGGAGTTTGAAAACAGAACTTTGAGTCATATGTCAACAAGTGATAGAGTAGCAGCTTCAAGAGAGGCCAAACAACTTATACTTTCCAT encodes:
- a CDS encoding type III pantothenate kinase; this translates as MNLVIDIGNTLTKYAVFHGRKIIFDESSTSNLFLSKVKELFEQYPKINRALIASVASLDGNELDVVSLFCKVHLLSNDSKVPFKNSYATPKTLGTDRIALATAAFYQNPRGNTLVIDAGTCITYDMVNDVGEYVGGAISPGVQMRYRAMHEMTNALPLLQPEEILDFIGNSTKTSMHSGVINGVSLEIDGVINQYNLRFQDLTVILTGGDSHFFANRLKNTIFANSKFLLEGLNYLLEYNKR